In Diachasmimorpha longicaudata isolate KC_UGA_2023 chromosome 4, iyDiaLong2, whole genome shotgun sequence, a single genomic region encodes these proteins:
- the LOC135161245 gene encoding protein lethal(2)denticleless produces MNIVDSLVRRTAGFESIRDYDLALYRLKCHQDDIYRGITPNPDALDFNPEPPVFACRFCPNSGYEQILALANEDGKIALQDILVKGQANQALDGTQAHRNAIFDMAWMPNEQKLVTAAGDQTARLWDVSVQEITEIDCFSAHSRSVKTVVFRPQDKAVFATGARDGAIMLWDIRASHNGQRRPDNCIMNGHVSGTKFRHRFAEESSRTQSITGLTFQDDMTLISCAAGDGMIKVWDLRKNYSVHKKEPQPKHVMQYTGGSTRNGFTSLLMDPAGIILYASCMDNNIYAYNISSYNPKPVGEYYGHENSTFYVKTCLSPDGKYLASGSSDEQAYIWKTSRPGGPLVKLSGHTKEVTCVAWCNVGELKIVTCSDDSCHRIWRIGLEHKSDNDDIEIIGRAEKVDMNLTRQSVLETTPTVSRRWIRQEHTPSDGTPASDSDQLIQNLSSGKRSRAQMLAGGAWTDGKFKNILSPIEENMEPSSKRGCVENRSARRLFSPSNSRDAEAGCSSDKTPFSPTLNLPNFVIDGTAPHLVQMSPQKCKENVDWLTKIRKERFEQKSNSDERVQSPVALVTPGRRGIRSKSAEPRRVKGPSVSLLNFFRVGRECEKDLCGEGTNSRPQRRDSVD; encoded by the exons ATGAACATTGTTGATTCCCTGGTACGACGCACAGCCGGATTCG AATCGATACGAGACTATGATCTCGCTTTATACCGACTAAAGTGCCATCAGGACGATATTTACCGAGGGATAACCCCAAATCCAGACGCCCTAGACTTCAATCCAGAGCCACCTGTCTTCGCCTGTCGCTTTTGTCCGAATTCAGGATACGAACAGATTCTTGCTCTGGCTAAtgaagatggaaaaattgcactGCAGGATATATTGGTCAAGGGACAAGCCAATCAAGCTCTCGATGGCACACAA GCCCATCGCAACGCGATTTTCGACATGGCCTGGATGCCGAATGAACAGAAGTTGGTAACAGCTGCGGGCGATCAAACAGCTCGCCTCTGGGACGTCTCCGTCCAGGAAATAACTGAAATCGACTGCTTCAGCGCTCACAGCCGAAGCGTAAAAACCGTAGTATTCCGTCCCCAGGACAAAGCAGTCTTTGCAACAGGTGCCCGTGACGGTGCGATAATGCTCTGGGACATTCGAGCCTCCCACAACGGCCAACGTCGCCCGGACAACTGTATAATGAACGGTCACGTTAGTGGCACAAAATTCCGACACCGCTTTGCCGAAGAATCCTCACGAACCCAGAGCATAACAGGTCTAACGTTCCAGGACGACATGACACTGATCTCATGTGCAGCTGGTGATGGTATGATAAAAGTCTGGGAtttacgaaaaaattattccgtcCACAAGAAGGAGCCTCAGCCCAAGCACGTGATGCAATACACTGGAGGCAGTACACGTAATGGTTTCACCTCTCTCCTGATGGATCCAGCTGGAATAATCCTTTACGCTTCCTGCATGGACAACAATATTTATGCTTACAATATATCCTCGTACAATCCAAAGCCAGTGGGAGAGTATTATGGCCACGAGAACTCGACGTTTTACGTAAAAACTTGCCTGAGTCCTGATGGAAAATACTTGGCCAGTGGCTCGAGTGATGAGCAGGCCTACATTTGGAAGACCAGCAGGCCAGGTGGCCCCTTGGTGAAGCTCTCTGGACACACCAAAGAAGTGACATGCGTAGCCTGGTGCAACGTGGGAGAACTGAAAATTGTCACGTGCTCCGACGACAGTTGTCACAGAATATGGAGAATAGGGTTGGAACATAAGAGTGATAACGATGACATCGAGATTATTGGAAGGGCTGAGAAGGTGGATATGAATCTGACGAGGCAATCTGTCCTGGAGACAACGCCAACAGTGTCCAGAAGGTGGATAAGACAGGAGCACACGCCCTCCGATGGCACACCAGCGTCAGATTCTGATCAATTAATTCAGAATCTCAGCTCTGGAAAGAGATCGAGAGCGCAAATGTTGGCTGGGGGAGCCTGGACTGATGGAAAGTTCAAGAACATACTCTCGCCCATCGAGGAGAATATGGAACCCTCTAGCAAGAGGGGTTGTGTGGAGAACAGAAGTGCCAGGAGACTTTTTAGTCCTTCGAATTCTAGAGATGCAGAGGCTGGATGCTCCTCGGATAAAACTCCTTTCTCGCCGACTTTGAATCTTCCGAATTTTGTTATTGATGGAACTGCTCCTCATCTTGTTCAGATGTCTCCGCAGAAGTGCAAAGAGAATGTTGATTGGCTGACGAAGATCAGGAAGGAGAGATTCGAACAAAAGAGCAATTCCGACGAGAGGGTTCAGAGTCCTGTGGCTCTGGTGACACCAGGTAGGAGAGGGATAAGATCCAAGTCGGCTGAGCCCAGGAGAGTTAAAGGTCCCTCGGTttctttattgaattttttcagggTGGGGAGGGAGTGCGAGAAGGACCTTTGCGGGGAGGGAACTAATTCTAGACCGCAGAGGCGAGATTCTGTTGATTAG